A window of Miscanthus floridulus cultivar M001 chromosome 12, ASM1932011v1, whole genome shotgun sequence genomic DNA:
GGAGTCACTAAAAGAAGTGGCTGCTGTAAACTGATACATGCTGATACTTAAGCTAAAACCCTACAGGATGAGATGGTTGAAAGGAATTTACATTTTATTAGAAGTTGAGCCTGGTGGAAGAGATCATTGCGTCTGGTTTATTGTTGCTGTTGAATTGAAACTTTAGTGGCGGAACCGATAGCCACTTTTCATTTCTGTTGTTTGTTGGTCTCCCTGTAATTTAATTTTGTACAAGGCAGGATAAGCATATGTTCGCTCAATAAAATGGGATAGTTTATGCCAGTTGAATAAAAGATGGAGTTTTGTTTCAGACTATATATCTTTGTGGCTATGCGTTCAATTTACATGGGATACCTGTACATATACAATGTGTTTGGTTGTTTGGATTTGTATGGATGGGATTGGACTATCCATGGATCAGTAGCGTTTGGTTGGATGAATCATTGGGACCAATAAAACCATGGATAGGGAATATATCTCTAGATGCTAGATTTCCTGGTTCGTAAAAATCTCGCGAACCAGCTTATCCATGTCATCTAATCTttgtcattagtaaataaattaagGATGATTAGTATGCTATATTATTACTTAGTAATTATGATGGTAGGATTAGTTTTGATAAGTGctaatacattgattagtgcatgtTCGTGTGCTAATTAGGTTATTAGTTGTGCTAATTAACATATTTATTTTAGATTAGTGATTTTCATGGTAAAATTATTATTAGTGCATATTTATTAGTGTCTACttagttgttattatttttaaataatagatatacgaagggtaaggaagctagttgaaccaactaggatccgtttagccatttggaatgtagggtcgcttaaaggtaagttaagagaattagttgataccgtgaCTAGAAggtgtgtaaatatattatgcgttcaagagactaaatagaAGGGTCAGaaagcgaaggaggtggacaatacaggttttaagctttggtacacagggacagttgcgaatatAAATGGAGtatgagttttgattgataagagcctcaagaataatgtggtgggagtgagaaggcaaggagataggattatcttagttaagcttgtcattggtgatatggtcttgaacgtaattagtgcgtatgccccccaagtaggcctcgacgagagtgctaagagacagttttggaaagacttagatggtctgattagagctgtatccaatagtgagaagctttttataggagaagatcttaatgggcatataggtactacaagcgcaggttttgaggcagttcatggaggttttgggtatgatagtaggaatcaggagggggagtaagttctagacttcgcggtagcttttgacctgatgatagccaacactttctttagaaagagagaatctcatctagtgaccttcagcagcggacaacactctagtcagattgactttgttctcataagaagaaaggacaaacgagcatgcttgggttgcaaggtgataccaggggagtgtgttgtttctcaacataagcttttggtggcagactttcattttcaggtgcgtgcccgtagggataaacaagctaaaatTGAAAGAACAAAATTGTGAAAACTGAAAGGGAAGACGTCGgtggtattcagggaaagggttatcaaagagggctcttggaaggaagaagatgacataaacaacatgtgggggAAGATGGCAActaacattcggaaggtggcctcagaggtgtgtggagtaaccaaagaaagtggaggcaaggctaaagatacttggtggtggaacgagaaagtccaaagagctattaaggagaagaaatagtgctatagacgcttgtaccatgataggagtgtggacaacatagagaagtacaaggtgacaaagaagactgcaaagcgagctataagtgtggcaaagggtagagcgtacgaggatctttatcaacgtttgagtacgaaggaaggagagaatgacatttataggatggctaggattcgtgagagaaagacaagggacttcaaccaagttaagtgcattaaggatgaaaggggacatctcttggtgaaggaggatgagatccgatattgatggcaagagtattttgacaatttgttcaatggtgagaatattgacacaacctttcagttggatgactcttttgatgacaccaataggcgctttgtgcggagaatccaagaatctgaggtcagagaggcgttgaaaaggatgaaaggaggtaaggcgatgggaccggatgatatcccaatcgaggtgtgaagatacctcggggacatagctatagtatggctaaccaagctgttcaaccatatttttcgatcgaacaagatgcctgatgagtggaggagaagtatattggtatcgatctacaagaataaatgggatattcaaagttgtactaattaccgaggaattaagttgatgagtcatactatgaagctatgggagagagttatcgagcatcgcttgagagcaataacgcgggtctctatgaaccaatttggtttcatgcccgaaaggtcaaccatggaagccattttcttaataagacaagttatggagcggtatagggagaagaagaatgacctacacatggtttttattgacttgaagaaggcttatgataaaataccaaggaatgttatgtggtgggctttggacaaacataaagtcccaacgaagtacgtcgggctcattaaggacatgtacaacaatattgtgactggagttcgaacaagtgatggagacacggatgacttcccgattaggataggactacatcaagggtcagctttgagcccttatttgtttgccttagtaatggatgaggtcacaagggacatacaaggggacatcccttggtgtatgcttttcgtggacgatgtagtgctagttgatgaaagccggatagGAGTGAATCAAAAATTAGAGTTTtgacgggagactttggagtccaaaggttttagactcagtagaactaaaactgagtatatgagatgtgacttcggcactactattcgggaggaggaagatattagtttgaaatgtcaagtagtgcctagaaaggatacctttcgatatttatgatcaatgctacagagagacggggatattgatgaagatgttagccatagaatcaaagcagggtggatgaagtggcgacaagcatctggtgtcctatgtgacaaaagggtaccacagaagctaaaaggcaagttttataggacgacgattagatctgctatgttgtatggtgcagaatgttggcctacaaaaagacgacatgttcaacagataagtgtcgtggaaatgcgtatgttgcgttggatttgcggtcatacaagaagggatctagttcggaacgatgatatacgtgatagattaggggtagcaccaattgaagagaagcttgtccaacaccggttgaaatggtttggacatgtccaacggagacctccagaggcaccggtgcgtagtggaatcctaagccaggatagtaacgtaaagagaggcagaggaagaccaaagttgacttgggtagaggcaataaaaggagacttgaaataatggaatatacccaaagacttagccttagataggagtgcttggaagacaactattcacatgcctgaaccttgattgcttctgctgggtttcaactttagcctaccccaacttgtttgagaCTTAAAAGCTTTGTTGCTGTTGTTGATGTTGTAGATATAATTAGACAACTATTCTAATCCTATCCACTTTTATCTATCCAACCGAACAGAAAAAATAGCTCGCCCTATCCATCTAACTAAACATGCATCATGGATATCTTTATCCCAATATCCATGAATCGTTATATCCTATCCAACTTCGTTCTTGAACCAAACGCACCCATACTGATCATTTGACATGGCTGAACTCATTAGGCCATGCCACAGATTATCTAAAAAGTGGTTTAGCTGAAGAAGTGGACCAATAATCTTGTTGGAGCTCATTATCTGTTGTGCTGTTCGATACACATGACCAAAAATCTTGACTACACTGAAGTGACAACAACAACAGGGCAGAGCTGGCTAGTCTACTGTTATCAAACTGAAGTAAACACCAACCAGGGGGAAAAAATTCTACATGAGTTAAATGCatcagagatccattaacttgtgaggaagtttcagttgagtccatcaacttccaaagtggctttttgggtccataaacttttaaaacgATTCACTGtagtccatacctatttatttaaccttaaattcaaagcaCATTTGTAGAAAAACCCTTCCCACACGCATGCAGGTGCATGCATGGCCCTCATCCGcgcgccttcctccccgcgcAGCAGCTCCTCCACGGCCGCGGCCACCCCGGCGCGCGTCATGCCCGCCTCGAACGCGGCGCCAAACCCCCACACGTGCGCCACGGACCGCGCGTTCATCCGCTGGTCGCCGAAGAAGGGGCGGCACGCCATGGGCACGCGGCTGGACACGCCCTCCAGCACCGACGCCCACCCGGCGTGCGTCACGAACGCGCCCACGGAAGGGTGGCGTAGCACGGGCACCTGCGGCGCCCAGGGCACCACGAGCCCGGACCCGGTGCTGGTGGCGCGGTCCAGGAAGCCCGGCGGGAGCAGCGGTCACGAGTCCTCGCGCAGCGACCACAGGAACGGCGCGCCCGAGGCCTCCAGCCCGGCCGCCAGCTCGCGGAGCTCGTCGGGCCGCGGGGAAGCCACCGTGCCGAAGCTCACGTACGCGACGCCGCGCGTGGGGTGGCGGTCCAGCCAGGCTCGCCGGGCTCTGCGCCGTGGAGTTGGCCGCGTTCGCCATCGTCTCGTGCGTCGCAGGACCAGCAGCAGCAGgtcgcagccgcagccgccgtcGTCCCTGAGGCCTACACTGAAGTGACAACAACAACAGGGCAGAGCTGGCTAGTCTACTGTTATCAAACTGAAGTAAACACCAACCAGGGGGAAAAAATTCTACATCATCTACCGAAGCTGATACAATTGCTGGACTGGCAGTCTGGCAGAGGTGATTCAGGCAGGGCAGGCAACGTCACCAGTAGTCCTTGCAGAAGCACGCGCCATGCTCAAACCTGTGGAACCTGTTGGCGTCTCTGACTACCAGCGCCCTCCTCACGACGGCCGACAGCCCCTTGAAGAACTCGTGGCAGTCCCCGCACACCCGCAGGTTCTTGTACACCCTGATTGGCTCCCCGTGCCCGCCGTCCACGCCGTTGCGCAGCAGCCACAGGCCGACAGCGAGCCTCTCGTTGTGCGCCCGCAGGCTCTCCGCGCGGGACTCCTCGTCGACGTCGTGCAGCGCGAACTGCGCGTCGCCGGGGCAGTACCCGAGCCGCTCCCGCATCCTCGTCTCCACGTCCTTAGGACGCGGCGGATGTCAGAATGTTAACTTATGTCGGAGCGAAGTGAGACCTGTTGTCGTCTTGGCATAAAAAAAGTTACAAATCCCTGACATTTGTAACCTCACCTGATATAGCGAAGATTTACTGGTTGTTGTCCgtagtttttttcttcttctttagtaAGGTTTTCTACGTTAAAATTCCGTGTTCCGGATCTACCGTTCTTTGTCGTTTATATTGCCCGTCCTTTCTAACACTCGTCGCCGTCGAGAACCCGCTAGCCGCCATGGCCGCGTGAACCTGCGCGCCCTCGCGTGTCGCGCCAAGACCGCTGCAGGCTGGCAAAAGTGAACTCGTcaggctgatgctgatgctgatccTCATGTCGCCGCCGCATCTCCCGGAACACGAGCAGCGCGTCCCTGCCGTGGCCGGCGTGCGCGTACCCGGAGATCATGGCGTTCCAGGTGGCGAGGCCCCTCCCGAGCCCGGCGCCGTCGAACACTCGCCGCGCGTCGCCGATCCTCCCGCCCTTGGAGTAGACGAGCACCAGCGAGCTGGCGACGACGTCGTGCTCCTCGTATCCTGCCCGGACGCAGAGCCCGTGGATCCCGACGCCCGCGCCCGTGTCGCCGGCGACGCAACAGGCCTTGAGGGTCGCGGAGAGCGTGTACTCGTTCGGCGCTGCCTCGGAGGCGGCCCGCATCTCGCCGAGCAGCCTGAGGCACCCCGTGGCGTCGCCGTGCTGCAGGAAGCCCAGCATGAGGGCCGTCCACGAGACCACGTTCCTGTCGCGCATTCCGCCGAACACCTCGCCTGCCATGTCCAGCTCCCCGCACTTGGCGTACATGTCGATCAGGTTGTTGCCCAGCATGGTGTCCGATCCGAACCCCAGCTTCGTCAGGGCGCCGTGCAGCTGGACGCCGCCGCGGAGCGAAGAGCTTTTCGCGCTTGCCCTGAGGAGGTCGGCGATCATCTTCCGCCGCTCCATTGGATTCGTGGGAAATGCCACTGCTCAACTCACGCAGGTATCAGCTCTGCTTGGTTTCAGGTCGGAATACTGAGAGCAAGGTGGTGAATCTAAGACAAAAATGATAGTGGGCGAGGGTGTGCATGGAGAGCTGCGCACAGCAAGAGAGACAGTATAATTTCCCGCACTGCTGCTTAAACAGCAAAAATACTCGATCTCTCTCTGAAGggggaaaaaaaaagagagttCGCAACATGGCTTTGGAGAAGGAAATGGGCGTGAACAgaaaattcatcacaaaaatcgTAAAAGGCACATGGATTCCTTGAGATCTTTGTTTCGTGTACAGCAACAAGTTATGAACGCTTTACAACAGGGTCAGACTAGTGCCCACGTCAAGTACAACAAACTTCAGGCATCTTGATGTTCAGATGATGTTCCTCTTCAGGCCTGTTCGGTACCCATCTTTTGCAGCTGCAGCAGCGTCTTTGGCTGTATCTTCCTCTCACAAAAGCACTGTACATACAGCAGCAGCGGCTGCGAACTAGCTCAAGCGAAACCTTGGCACTCAAACTCTGAAGAAGCGGTGGTTGAAGAACTCTTGGAAGGACAGCCGCTTCACTGAAACGTTTGCCCTAGATTATTAGCTACTGTCACCAAGGTATCAGGTGGCTGGATGAAAGTGGTATGAAGTTAACAGGTGACAGACCTGGATTAGTGCATAGTAGCCTGGTGCATATATCAACACAATCGGGATGCAAGGTGGACGCCAGTGGTTCTGAGAACGGGAGAGATGTGCTTCTGTTGATGCACTGAAGCAGCTGAAGAGAGAGACGAAAACAAAGATGGCCATCAGCAGAAATGTTGAATTCAGAATTCCAGATAAGGGTTGCCTCGGACAAGGAAAGAGGGCAGCCACCTGTACATTGCTTCTGCCACGGAATGGCGGGTAGCCATTCAAGAGCTCAAATAGGATCACGCCGATACTCCACATGTCTACCTGTGCATAACATAGGTTCAGATAGATTTCTCGTACTGGTAGCAACTTTCTGTCCGTTTGAGCACACATGCCATTCTCACCTTGTCATCGTACTTTTGAAATAGCATCACTTCTGGAGCCATGTACAAACAAGAACCACAAGCTGTGTCTGCATACTCCCCAGGTCCAAGAACCCTGCAGGTAAAATAGCAAATAACAGGTAGTATAGGTTACATCTGGATCTCATTCAGGTCAAAAGAGCAATCGTCATGAACATTCGATACCGTTGTAAATAAATGCtgattcagtttttttttttaatttcattttatgCTCGACCGCTTCATCAGGTAGGTATCTGAAAATGGGGATAAATGTGCACCTTGCGAGGCCAAAATCAGATATCTTGAGGATCGCATCGCTACCGCGAGAAGAGAGCAGGATATTCTGCAACATTGGATGGATAGCCACAGGCCACAGCATATCAGTTACTTGAACTGTTGATCCAATTGAGTCACAAACAGAACCAAGGATTCAGTCCCTGGACCTGAGGTTTCAAGTCCCGGTGGACAACATGGTGCCGGCGCAGGACTTGTAAGCCAGCTCCTGCCACAGGGGGCAAGCACCATTTTTCACACATCATCATCACATCTCCAGTCGTGAAGGTATTGCAGGCATGCTACTTCtaccaccactactactactGGCCAATTACCAATTTGAGTGAAACAGTCATGGATCAAGAACTGAATTACCAATTTGTTTCATAAAATTTCTGGCCACGCGCTCGTCAACGCTCCCATTGCGCCGGATGAAGGCCGCCAAGTCCCCTCCCTCGATGAGCTCCAGGACGAGGTAAAGGCAGCTCTGGGTCTGGCAGGCACCCAAATGGAGGAGAGCTAGGGTCACTGGAAGAAGTCGGTCGGTAGGGAGAGCCAGAGAAAAGGAGATGGCGTCGCACCTGGACGACGTCGATGAGGCGGATGATGTTGGGGTGGCTTACGGCGGCGAGGAAGCGAACCTCGCAGTCGAGGCTGTCGCGGAGGCGAGCAGGGAGGCCGGCGAGCCGCACCTGCTTCGCTGCCACGGGCGCGCCGGTGGACCGCGAGACCGCTCGCCACACGGCCGTGGACGGCGGACGGCCGCCCAGGCTCTCCCGTAGCTCGTAGTCACCCACCGTCGCCAGCGCTTCCGCCTTCGTCGTGTCGCCGGTGATCCCCATCGCGAAAGGACGAGAGAGCATGGCAAATCCGTTAATAAGATAACGGCCCATAATCGTTATTATGACCCTTTCTCCTACTACATTACGATTTACCCTAGTAGAGCAAACATACCGGCCCAACTCGACCAGTCCCAAGAATGTAATGGCCCATGGAACAAAACCTCAGAGCTACTTCAAGACTCAAGATTaccttaaaaaaaaaaaaaactttgccaggAGATAGAATCATAGAAGAGGATTCAGGATCctctaaaaaaaaaaagaggattcAGGAAATCATAGAACAGGATTCAGGAACCAATGCACGGTTCATGCAAAACAGTCAAA
This region includes:
- the LOC136498097 gene encoding serine/threonine-protein kinase ATG1t-like, with the protein product MLSRPFAMGITGDTTKAEALATVGDYELRESLGGRPPSTAVWRAVSRSTGAPVAAKQVRLAGLPARLRDSLDCEVRFLAAVSHPNIIRLIDVVQTQSCLYLVLELIEGGDLAAFIRRNGSVDERVARNFMKQIGAGLQVLRRHHVVHRDLKPQNILLSSRGSDAILKISDFGLARVLGPGEYADTACGSCLYMAPEVMLFQKYDDKVDMWSIGVILFELLNGYPPFRGRSNVQLLQCINRSTSLPFSEPLASTLHPDCVDICTRLLCTNPVKRLSFQEFFNHRFFRV